One window of the Salvia miltiorrhiza cultivar Shanhuang (shh) chromosome 6, IMPLAD_Smil_shh, whole genome shotgun sequence genome contains the following:
- the LOC130988591 gene encoding serine/threonine-protein kinase SRK2I-like, translating to MDRAGMTAGPGMDMPIMHDSDRYDFVRDIGSGNFGVARLMRDKQTNELVAVKYIERGDKIDENVQREIINHRSLRHPNIVRFREVILTPIHLAIVMEYASGGELFERISNKGRFSEDEARFFFQQLISGVSYCHSMQICHRDLKLENTLLDGSPAPRLKICDFGYSKSALLHSQPKSTVGTPAYIAPEVLHRKEYDGKIADVWSCGVTLYVMLVGTYPFEDPENPKDYRKTIQRVINVQYSIPEHVNISGECLHLISRIFVGDPAQRITIPEIKNHVWFLKNLPADLMDETTMGDQFEEPEQPMQSLETIMQIISEATIPPAGLYNLDMMDDDLEDLDSDPDLDLDSSGEVIYAM from the exons ATGGATCGGGCAGGAATGACAGCTGGTCCCGGTATGGATATGCCGATCATGCACGATAGTGATCGCTACGATTTCGTTCGAGATATCGGCTCGGGTAACTTCGGTGTGGCCCGATTGATGAGAGATAAGCAGACGAATGAGCTCGTTGCGGTTAAGTATATTGAGCGAGGCGATAAG ATAGATGAGAATGTTCAGAGAGAAATTATCAATCACAGGTCTTTGAGGCACCCTAACATTGTCAGATTTAGAGAG GTGATTCTGACACCTATCCATCTTGCTATTGTGATGGAGTATGCATCTGGTGGAGAATTATTTGAACGCATATCTAATAAAGGACGATTCAGTGAGGATGAG GCACGTTTCTTCTTTCAACAACTTATATCTGGAGTGAGCTACTGTCATTCGATG CAAATATGTCATCGGGACTTGAAGCTGGAAAACACACTGTTAGACGGAAGCCCGGCGCCTAGGCTGAAGATATGTGATTTTGGGTACTCCAAG TCTGCTTTGCTGCATTCACAACCAAAATCTACAGTGGGTACTCCTGCTTATATTGCTCCTGAGGTGTTACACAGAAAAGAATATGATGGCAAG ATTGCAGACGTGTGGTCCTGTGGAGTGACATTGTATGTTATGCTGGTCGGTACCTATCCATTTGAAGATCCTGAAAACCCCAAGGACTACCGTAAGACAATTCAAAGAGTCATTAATGTTCAGTATTCTATTCCAGAGCATGTTAATATATCCGGGGAATGTCTGCATCTGATTTCAAGGATCTTTGTGGGTGATCCTGCTCAA CGCATCACCATACCCGAGATCAAGAACCATGTGTGGTTTCTCAAGAACCTCCCAGCAGATCTGATGGACGAAACAACAATGGGCGACCAATTTGAAGAGCCGGAGCAGCCTATGCAGAGCCTGGAAACCATCATGCAGATAATCTCCGAGGCTACCATACCTCCGGCTGGTTTGTATAACCTAGACATGATGGATGATGACTTGGAAGACCTAGACTCTGATCCCGATCTTGATCTTGACAGCAGTGGGGAGGTCATTTATGCAATGTGA